One genomic segment of Stigmatella erecta includes these proteins:
- a CDS encoding helix-turn-helix domain-containing protein: MSELGKRIGQRIRELRTQRPERWTQEELAERAQISVSFLSMIERGERVAHVETLAALAGALGVSLGELFAGTEQSLAQTEDLLRPLSDFARARGLTARDVDRLLGVARAMFNGTAA, from the coding sequence GTGTCGGAACTCGGAAAACGTATCGGCCAACGCATCCGCGAGCTTCGCACGCAGAGACCGGAGCGGTGGACCCAGGAAGAGCTCGCTGAGCGGGCTCAGATCAGTGTGTCGTTCTTGTCCATGATCGAGCGCGGTGAGCGCGTGGCCCACGTGGAGACACTGGCCGCGCTCGCCGGGGCCCTCGGCGTCAGCCTGGGGGAGCTGTTCGCGGGGACGGAACAGTCCCTGGCCCAGACGGAGGATCTGCTCCGCCCGCTGTCGGACTTCGCCCGCGCCCGCGGGCTGACAGCCCGGGACGTGGACCGTCTGCTGGGGGTGGCCCGGGCCATGTTCAACGGCACCGCGGCTTAA
- a CDS encoding LPS-assembly protein LptD, with translation MSLLLPLTLALLVSAQTPPSTPFQLPNGETVEVTADHVVYEPDRQRVTAQGHTQVRTAGALLRADAVTYEPGARKVSATGNVMFVSGEFAAVAEAVTLDLESNEATAQGGLFMQKRNVTPEALATAQTPQQLREMGETPMLMRGTRIQRTDTNTFEVDGIAFTPCACGKDEPSWRIEAQRASVITGERAILTWPVIYLHSVPVFALPWLYLPLSDRRTGLLMPRPGISSLNGFSIEQPLFITLGRSYDVTLSPGYYTGASKETHELGNGTLREEPRYLGIRGPRLLTEFRYTPSVNTRGRATLGFLYDLQPVRDPRLGTFFRQGNAPQGEALTEARGLRGEASWQHIQEMGHGFSHRVEASLVSDGFFTRDLIADVVARENQYLRSTASLSHRGEDHYVGMEVALRQDIRWGYAFFEEDRVPAAADPLRPVLQGPRTFQKLPALTLSLPERRLGERWVVGMRMEFSRLSPLRSRFGDEGEDGRFEASGLQTVTGPDGVPQGLPDPFQANGLFDASDREARDRLDLVPRLSTSFGWGPYARVTPAVALRQDLYAGEVSGRVSQRGYPLADLQVDSELARNFVRGETAFRHTLMPSVRLRYVPGVWGGVPPPGASPGRLPQRYDEIDAALPVGPEGEDEGFLHAVVEVTQSLQRKQGLAVTEPLRLQLGQGFDLTRYAPTWRGAGRQEAPVLRDTFGRLLARVGILGAGILARYDTRSTRVSQLSADFSVDNGRGDALYARYDDLLAVGSDRLRRGIDALVGPSSESRARAQLLTAGGRLTLGIGLGLRYEALVQPLVKEQSPLTQQTLGASYGPDCGCWRIEGVATLRRGQKLPDFGFNFTVASFGALGS, from the coding sequence TGTTCGTCAGCGGCGAGTTCGCCGCGGTGGCGGAAGCCGTGACGCTGGACCTGGAGTCCAACGAGGCCACCGCCCAGGGCGGCCTCTTCATGCAGAAGCGGAACGTCACCCCGGAAGCCCTCGCCACGGCGCAGACGCCCCAGCAGCTGCGCGAGATGGGGGAGACGCCCATGCTGATGCGCGGCACCCGCATCCAGCGCACGGACACCAACACCTTCGAGGTGGATGGAATCGCCTTCACCCCGTGCGCCTGTGGCAAGGACGAGCCCAGCTGGCGCATCGAGGCCCAGCGCGCCTCCGTCATCACCGGCGAGCGGGCCATCCTCACCTGGCCGGTCATCTACCTCCACTCGGTCCCGGTGTTCGCGCTGCCCTGGCTGTACCTGCCGCTGTCCGACCGGCGCACCGGCCTGCTCATGCCGCGCCCGGGCATCTCCAGCCTCAACGGCTTCAGCATCGAGCAGCCGCTCTTCATCACGCTCGGGCGCAGCTACGACGTCACCCTGTCTCCGGGCTACTACACGGGCGCCTCGAAGGAGACGCATGAGCTCGGCAACGGCACGCTCCGCGAGGAGCCGCGCTACCTGGGCATCCGGGGGCCCCGCCTGCTCACCGAGTTCCGCTACACCCCCAGCGTGAACACCCGGGGCCGGGCAACGCTCGGCTTCCTCTACGACTTGCAGCCCGTCCGGGATCCGCGCTTGGGGACCTTCTTCCGCCAGGGGAACGCGCCCCAGGGCGAGGCGCTCACCGAGGCCCGGGGACTGCGCGGGGAGGCCTCCTGGCAGCACATCCAGGAGATGGGCCACGGCTTCTCCCACCGGGTGGAGGCCTCCCTCGTCTCCGACGGCTTCTTCACGAGGGACCTGATCGCCGACGTCGTCGCCCGCGAGAACCAGTACCTGCGCAGCACCGCCTCGTTGTCGCACCGGGGAGAGGACCATTACGTGGGGATGGAGGTGGCCCTCCGCCAGGACATCCGCTGGGGCTACGCGTTCTTCGAGGAAGACCGGGTGCCCGCCGCGGCGGATCCCCTGCGGCCGGTGCTCCAGGGCCCCCGGACGTTCCAGAAGCTGCCCGCCCTCACGCTCTCGCTGCCCGAGCGGCGCCTGGGGGAGCGGTGGGTGGTGGGCATGCGCATGGAGTTCAGCCGCCTGTCCCCCCTGCGCTCGCGCTTCGGGGACGAGGGCGAGGATGGCCGCTTCGAGGCCTCTGGCCTCCAGACGGTGACGGGACCGGATGGCGTGCCCCAGGGGCTGCCGGATCCATTCCAGGCGAACGGCCTCTTCGATGCCTCGGACCGGGAAGCGCGGGACCGGCTGGACCTCGTTCCCCGCCTGTCCACGTCCTTCGGGTGGGGGCCCTATGCCCGGGTGACGCCCGCCGTGGCGCTCCGGCAGGACCTCTACGCCGGGGAAGTCTCGGGCCGTGTCTCACAGCGGGGCTATCCCCTCGCGGACCTCCAGGTGGACTCCGAGCTGGCCCGGAACTTCGTCCGGGGGGAGACCGCCTTCCGCCACACCCTCATGCCCTCCGTTCGCCTGCGGTATGTCCCCGGCGTGTGGGGTGGGGTGCCGCCGCCGGGTGCCTCGCCCGGGCGGCTTCCCCAGCGCTACGACGAGATCGACGCCGCGCTTCCCGTGGGGCCCGAGGGCGAGGACGAGGGCTTCCTGCACGCCGTGGTGGAGGTGACCCAGTCCCTGCAGCGCAAGCAGGGGCTGGCCGTGACCGAACCGCTCCGGTTGCAGCTGGGCCAGGGGTTTGACCTGACCCGCTATGCCCCCACGTGGCGGGGGGCAGGCAGGCAAGAGGCGCCTGTCCTGCGAGACACCTTCGGGCGGTTGCTTGCCCGTGTTGGTATTTTGGGCGCGGGGATCCTGGCCCGTTATGACACTCGGAGCACGCGTGTTTCTCAACTCAGCGCGGATTTCAGTGTCGACAATGGACGCGGGGATGCCCTGTATGCACGGTACGACGACTTGCTCGCGGTGGGGTCCGACCGGCTCCGCCGGGGGATCGACGCCTTGGTAGGTCCGTCCTCGGAGAGCCGGGCGCGGGCCCAACTTCTGACGGCGGGCGGGCGTTTGACGCTCGGAATCGGGCTCGGTCTGAGGTACGAAGCGCTCGTACAACCCCTCGTGAAGGAGCAGTCGCCGCTGACACAGCAGACCCTCGGTGCGTCTTATGGACCGGATTGCGGCTGCTGGCGGATCGAGGGCGTTGCCACGCTGCGGCGGGGTCAAAAGCTCCCGGATTTCGGCTTCAATTTCACCGTGGCCAGCTTCGGCGCTTTGGGCTCTTGA